In Candidatus Margulisiibacteriota bacterium, the genomic window CTACCGATCATAATGGAAAATTATAATATGTTGCCAGAATTAAAAACCGAAATAAACAAATTATCAGAAAAATTTAAAACCCTGAAACAAATGGTTGGTTTTGATGAACTGGAAAAGAAAAAGAACTCGCTCGAAGAAAAAGCTTCCGGCAGCAGCCTCTGGGATGATCCCGCAAGCGCTAAAAAACTGCTGCAGGAGCTGGACCAGGCAAAAAAACAGCATTCCGAGCTGCTTGCGATACAGAACGGCCTGGAGGAATCGGAAGTGTTCCTGGACATTGCAACAAAGGAAAAGGACAGCTCTTCGCTTGCCTCGCTAAAGGACGACATTTTAAAATTGCGGACACAGATAGACAGGATCGAGCTTTCCACTCTGTTGAGCGGAGAACATGATAAAGAGAACGCCATCCTTTCTATCAACGCCGGCGCCGGCGGCACCGACGCCCAGGACTGGGCGCAGATACTGATGAGGATGTACCTGCGATGGGCCGAGGAAAAGGGATATGAGACCGAAGTAGCTGACCTGTCCTACGGGGAGCAAGCAGGTATTAAGAACACTGTTATCTTTGTCCGTGCTCCTTATGCCTTCGGCTACTTAAGGTCGGAGTCGGGGGTCCACCGCCTTGTCAGGATGTC contains:
- the prfB gene encoding peptide chain release factor 2, whose protein sequence is MLPELKTEINKLSEKFKTLKQMVGFDELEKKKNSLEEKASGSSLWDDPASAKKLLQELDQAKKQHSELLAIQNGLEESEVFLDIATKEKDSSSLASLKDDILKLRTQIDRIELSTLLSGEHDKENAILSINAGAGGTDAQDWAQILMRMYLRWAEEKGYETEVADLSYGEQAGIKNTVIFVRAPYAFGYLRSESGVHRLVRMSPFNADGKRHTSFAAVEVIPETGEDITVEIKPEDLRIDTFRSSGPGGQNVNKTSSAIRITHLPTGIITQSQASPSQHRNKELAMTLLASRLKERLEKEQKQKIEDLKGEQKQIAWGSQIRSYVFAPYQLVKDHRTGSETGNVEKVIDGQIDQFIEAYLKAQH